The Megasphaera stantonii genome includes a window with the following:
- a CDS encoding phosphomannomutase/phosphoglucomutase: protein MITESDMMKLQNGSDVRGVAVEGVPGEPVTLFPEAANRIAAGFASFLAEKTGKPVDSLRVAVGHDSRISAGTMKQAVLEGLCACGVAGFDCGLASTPAMFMSIIFESTHMDGAIMITASHLPYNRNGLKFFTKDGGLEKADIKDVLTRAASLEETHGDVSGVQTLPIIDIYAEHLCSKIRSGVGAGPDSKPLEGMRIVVDAGNGAGGFFASKVLDVLGADTTGSQFLEPDGMFPNHIPNPENKEAMAAISKAVLDNHADLGLIFDTDVDRMSAVLPDGEAINRNALIAMMAAILAPDYPGSTIVTDSVTSDELTAFLQDELHLIHHRYMRGYKNVINECIRLNQSGVVSPLAIETSGHGALSENYYLDDGAYLAVKLLIAAAQANKAGKAVGDLVANLKHPAESKEYRLKIQGTDDVKAYGETVLQAFEERAVAAGVVVAKPSYEGVRLVFPEGWALLRMSLHDPNMPLNVESKEEGGCQDIIAQVKSFLDGFNCLDMTIFDA from the coding sequence ATGATTACAGAATCAGATATGATGAAGTTGCAGAACGGCAGCGACGTCCGCGGCGTCGCCGTAGAAGGCGTTCCCGGCGAGCCCGTGACGCTGTTTCCCGAAGCGGCGAACCGCATTGCCGCCGGCTTTGCCTCCTTTTTAGCGGAAAAGACGGGCAAACCTGTCGACAGCCTGCGCGTCGCCGTCGGCCATGATTCGCGTATTTCTGCCGGCACGATGAAGCAGGCCGTGCTGGAAGGCCTCTGCGCCTGCGGCGTAGCCGGATTTGACTGCGGCTTGGCTTCGACGCCGGCTATGTTCATGTCGATTATCTTCGAATCGACTCATATGGACGGGGCCATCATGATTACGGCCAGCCATTTGCCGTACAACCGCAACGGCTTGAAATTCTTTACGAAAGACGGCGGTCTGGAAAAGGCTGATATTAAAGACGTCCTGACCCGGGCGGCGTCGCTGGAAGAAACACACGGCGATGTGTCCGGCGTGCAGACGCTGCCGATTATCGATATATATGCCGAGCACCTGTGCTCCAAAATCCGCAGCGGCGTAGGCGCAGGCCCGGACAGCAAGCCCTTGGAAGGCATGCGCATCGTCGTCGATGCCGGCAACGGCGCAGGCGGCTTCTTTGCCTCGAAGGTCCTCGACGTCCTCGGCGCCGATACGACGGGCAGCCAGTTCCTCGAACCGGACGGCATGTTCCCCAATCATATTCCGAATCCGGAAAATAAAGAGGCCATGGCGGCGATCAGCAAAGCTGTTCTCGACAACCATGCCGATTTGGGCCTCATTTTCGATACGGACGTAGACCGCATGAGCGCCGTCCTGCCCGATGGTGAAGCCATCAACCGCAATGCCCTCATCGCCATGATGGCGGCCATCTTGGCTCCCGACTATCCGGGCAGCACCATCGTCACGGACTCGGTCACGTCGGACGAGCTGACGGCCTTCCTGCAAGATGAGCTTCATCTCATCCATCACCGCTACATGCGGGGCTATAAAAACGTCATCAACGAATGCATCCGCCTCAACCAGAGCGGCGTCGTATCGCCCTTAGCGATTGAAACGTCAGGCCACGGCGCGCTGAGCGAAAACTACTACCTCGACGACGGAGCCTATTTGGCGGTCAAGCTGCTCATTGCAGCGGCTCAGGCCAATAAAGCGGGGAAAGCTGTCGGCGATTTGGTTGCAAACTTGAAGCATCCCGCCGAAAGCAAGGAATACCGCCTCAAAATTCAGGGCACGGACGACGTAAAGGCTTACGGTGAAACGGTCCTGCAAGCCTTTGAAGAACGGGCCGTCGCCGCCGGCGTCGTCGTCGCCAAGCCGTCGTACGAAGGCGTGCGCCTCGTATTCCCCGAAGGCTGGGCGCTCCTGCGCATGTCCCTCCACGACCCGAACATGCCGCTGAACGTCGAAAGCAAGGAAGAAGGCGGCTGCCAGGATATCATCGCCCAGGTCAAATCCTTCCTGGATGGGTTCAACTGCCTGGACATGACTATATTTGACGCCTAA
- a CDS encoding DMT family transporter has protein sequence MNQPDTLENKAKSMMILAMLIFGTIGIFVRYIPLPSSVIAVGRGIIGTAFLFLFIKGKGIPISWPDIRQNLLLLCLSGAALCGNWTFLFEAYRYTSIATATLCYYMAPIIVILVSPIFLKEKLTARKFLCVLTALAGMVLVSGIGQEGGSANMTGVFFGLCAACCYACIVIFNKKIKPMAAYDKTIVQLGLGALLLMPYVLLTENVTALDASPFSLAMFLVVGVVHTGFAYVFYFGSMQSLKAQTIALFSYLDPIFAILLSAVVLGEPLGMTSIIGAVLVLGSTLVSELKA, from the coding sequence ATGAACCAACCGGATACGCTCGAAAACAAAGCAAAATCCATGATGATTTTAGCTATGCTCATCTTCGGTACCATCGGCATTTTCGTCCGCTACATCCCCCTGCCGTCCAGCGTCATCGCCGTCGGCCGCGGCATCATCGGCACGGCCTTTTTATTTCTGTTCATCAAAGGCAAGGGCATCCCCATATCCTGGCCGGATATCCGGCAAAACCTGCTTCTCCTCTGCCTGTCCGGCGCGGCCCTGTGCGGCAACTGGACCTTCCTCTTCGAAGCCTACCGCTACACGTCCATCGCAACGGCGACGCTATGTTATTACATGGCCCCGATCATCGTCATCCTGGTCTCGCCGATTTTCCTGAAAGAAAAGCTGACGGCCCGCAAATTTCTCTGCGTCCTGACGGCGCTGGCCGGCATGGTCCTCGTATCGGGCATTGGCCAGGAAGGCGGCAGCGCCAACATGACCGGCGTGTTCTTCGGCCTGTGCGCCGCCTGCTGCTACGCCTGCATCGTCATCTTCAATAAAAAAATCAAGCCTATGGCCGCCTACGATAAAACCATCGTCCAGCTTGGTCTGGGAGCCCTGCTGCTGATGCCCTATGTCCTCTTAACAGAAAACGTCACTGCTCTGGACGCCTCTCCCTTCAGCCTGGCCATGTTCCTCGTCGTCGGCGTCGTCCATACAGGCTTTGCCTACGTCTTTTACTTCGGCTCCATGCAGTCCTTAAAAGCCCAGACCATCGCCCTGTTCAGCTACCTGGACCCGATTTTCGCCATCCTGCTGTCGGCCGTCGTCCTCGGCGAGCCACTCGGCATGACCAGCATCATCGGCGCAGTCCTCGTCTTAGGCTCGACGCTGGTCAGCGAATTAAAGGCCTGA
- a CDS encoding Cof-type HAD-IIB family hydrolase has translation MLTYKIIACDMDETLLSSDASICRRNIEAIAQAKAQGVKFVPCTGRGFRSVEGVLKTLNLFDEAGQYVIGFNGASITENKGHRSLFWDPIPFDLADRIYRKSASYGLCMHIYTRDTVYISGVTPDEEDFLRGRMAYVPTAEKTLDFLRGKEEVCKLIIMHTDYSRLQEIHAEMKPLLDDITVSFSSNRYIEFMHKGVTKGVALLKLAAMLGVQPEETMAIGDNINDIEMLQAAGLSVGVHNLNPLIRQYCSVVTDATNNDGAVGEAIETFVLK, from the coding sequence ATGCTAACCTATAAAATCATCGCCTGCGACATGGACGAAACCCTGCTCAGCAGCGACGCTTCCATCTGCCGCCGCAATATCGAAGCCATCGCCCAAGCAAAGGCCCAGGGCGTCAAATTCGTTCCCTGCACGGGGCGGGGATTCCGTTCCGTCGAAGGCGTCCTGAAAACGCTGAACCTGTTCGACGAAGCCGGACAATACGTCATCGGCTTCAACGGAGCCAGCATCACGGAAAACAAAGGGCACCGTTCCCTATTCTGGGACCCGATTCCCTTCGACCTAGCCGATAGGATTTACCGCAAAAGCGCATCCTACGGCCTTTGCATGCACATTTACACACGCGATACCGTATACATCAGCGGCGTCACGCCTGACGAAGAGGATTTTCTCCGCGGCCGCATGGCCTATGTGCCGACGGCGGAAAAGACCCTCGACTTCCTGCGCGGCAAGGAAGAAGTCTGCAAGCTCATCATCATGCACACCGACTACAGCCGCCTGCAGGAAATCCACGCCGAAATGAAGCCCCTTCTCGACGACATCACGGTCAGCTTTTCCAGCAACCGCTACATCGAATTCATGCACAAGGGCGTCACGAAAGGCGTTGCCCTCCTCAAATTAGCCGCCATGCTCGGCGTACAGCCTGAAGAAACGATGGCTATCGGCGACAATATCAACGACATTGAAATGCTCCAGGCCGCCGGCCTCAGCGTAGGCGTCCATAATTTAAATCCCCTAATCCGCCAATACTGCAGCGTCGTCACCGACGCGACGAACAACGACGGAGCCGTCGGCGAAGCCATTGAAACCTTCGTATTGAAATAA
- a CDS encoding YjhG/YagF family D-xylonate dehydratase — protein MSIKNLYTNEPQGIYDAVTHADGPKGTLPLTPDMLKTLPSGNIFGMTMNAGEGWNTDTLANGDVMIISTKGGLRNPDGSPIAVGLHQGHYELDIQVAEAADEIKNMGLVPYAAFVSDPCDGRTQGTIGMFDSLPYRNDAAIVMKRLIRSLPTRKAVIGIASCDKGLPATMMALASMHDIATVLVPGGSTLMPNKGEDLGTVQTISVRFANGELSYEDAIRLGCSSCASSGGGCQFFGTAGTSQVIGESLGLALTHSALAPSGSVIWKDIARKSAIAAVEMEKNGITTKDVLTDHAIENAMILHAAFGGSTNLLLHLPAIAYAAGCRRPTVEDWARINKEVPRLVSVLPIGPVNYPTAAAFLAGGVPEVMLHLRKLGLLHEDVMTVTGSTLGENLDWWENSERRQACRKRLQEVDNLDPNEVIFSPEKAKEKGIGSTVTFPVGNIAPEGAVVKSTAIDPSVIDDDHVFRHTAKVKVFTSEKAAITALKEPGRIVAGDIMVVMGGGPLGTGMEETYQLTSALKNLPFGKHVSLITDARFSGVSTGACFGHVGPEALAGGPIGKLRDGDIVEIIVDTVKLEGSLNFIGTEDQPMTYEEGAAELAKRETNPDVRPDEDLPDDTRLWAALQDVSGGAWKGTVYDVDQIIKVLNAGKKVLGL, from the coding sequence ATGTCTATTAAAAATTTGTATACAAATGAACCGCAAGGTATCTATGATGCCGTAACGCATGCAGACGGACCGAAGGGGACATTGCCCTTGACGCCGGATATGTTGAAAACATTACCTAGCGGAAACATTTTTGGCATGACTATGAATGCTGGTGAGGGTTGGAATACCGATACCTTAGCCAATGGCGATGTAATGATTATAAGCACAAAAGGCGGACTCCGTAATCCGGATGGCAGTCCGATTGCTGTTGGGCTTCATCAAGGTCATTATGAATTGGATATTCAGGTTGCAGAAGCGGCAGATGAAATTAAAAATATGGGATTAGTTCCTTACGCAGCCTTTGTTTCTGATCCTTGCGATGGCCGAACTCAAGGGACGATTGGCATGTTTGATTCTTTACCGTACCGCAATGATGCTGCTATTGTTATGAAAAGACTGATTCGTTCTCTTCCGACTCGTAAAGCTGTTATTGGCATTGCCTCCTGTGATAAGGGGTTACCGGCAACGATGATGGCTTTGGCCAGCATGCATGATATTGCTACAGTTTTAGTTCCGGGTGGTTCTACTCTGATGCCGAATAAAGGGGAAGACCTTGGTACAGTACAGACAATCAGCGTGCGCTTTGCTAATGGGGAATTATCTTATGAAGATGCTATTCGCCTTGGCTGCAGTTCTTGTGCAAGTTCTGGCGGCGGCTGTCAGTTCTTTGGTACAGCTGGAACCTCACAGGTAATTGGAGAATCTTTAGGCTTGGCGTTAACTCATTCTGCCTTGGCTCCGTCCGGATCTGTAATTTGGAAAGATATTGCCAGAAAATCGGCTATTGCAGCTGTTGAAATGGAAAAGAATGGTATTACGACTAAAGATGTCTTGACTGATCACGCTATTGAAAATGCTATGATTCTTCATGCAGCCTTTGGCGGTTCGACGAATTTATTGCTTCATTTGCCAGCTATTGCATATGCTGCTGGCTGCAGAAGACCAACTGTTGAAGATTGGGCACGTATTAATAAGGAAGTTCCTCGCTTGGTCAGTGTATTACCAATTGGACCGGTCAATTATCCGACAGCGGCAGCATTCTTGGCTGGCGGTGTTCCGGAAGTTATGCTGCATTTGCGCAAATTAGGCTTGCTGCATGAAGATGTAATGACAGTTACCGGCAGTACTCTTGGTGAAAATCTTGATTGGTGGGAAAATTCGGAACGGCGTCAAGCATGCCGCAAACGTTTGCAGGAAGTGGATAATCTTGATCCTAATGAAGTTATTTTCTCTCCTGAAAAAGCTAAAGAAAAGGGTATTGGTTCGACAGTTACGTTCCCTGTTGGCAATATTGCTCCGGAAGGCGCAGTTGTCAAATCTACAGCCATTGACCCGAGTGTAATTGACGATGACCATGTATTCAGACATACTGCTAAAGTTAAGGTATTTACTTCTGAAAAAGCTGCTATTACTGCTTTGAAAGAACCGGGCCGAATTGTTGCTGGCGATATCATGGTTGTCATGGGCGGCGGTCCGTTGGGAACAGGGATGGAAGAAACATATCAGCTGACGTCTGCTTTGAAGAATTTACCTTTTGGTAAACATGTGTCTTTGATTACAGATGCTCGGTTCTCCGGTGTTTCTACTGGCGCTTGCTTTGGACATGTTGGACCTGAAGCGTTGGCAGGGGGCCCCATTGGTAAATTGAGAGACGGCGATATTGTAGAAATTATTGTCGACACGGTTAAACTTGAAGGCAGTTTGAACTTTATCGGCACAGAAGATCAGCCTATGACCTATGAGGAAGGTGCTGCTGAATTAGCTAAACGTGAAACGAATCCGGATGTCCGTCCAGATGAAGATTTGCCGGATGATACGCGGTTATGGGCTGCGTTGCAGGATGTAAGCGGAGGCGCCTGGAAAGGCACTGTTTACGATGTAGATCAAATTATAAAAGTATTGAATGCAGGCAAAAAAGTATTAGGCTTATAA
- a CDS encoding MFS transporter, with protein MFTEIFSQALIRDLTSSSMTMIGFLSTIPYFACMAGLYIFGHLSDRSGNRKKYVALPLLGFALCFLASVLFQAQPWVSFAFLCGCGLFLQCASGIFWTIPTLLFPANVAGGSMGIINALGNLGGFVGPFIVGYLTTQFMSIFAGVYFLAACLFAGFLLTLTLPKKTEGK; from the coding sequence ATGTTTACAGAGATTTTTTCACAGGCTCTTATTCGCGATCTTACATCTTCCAGCATGACAATGATCGGTTTCCTTTCGACCATTCCGTATTTTGCTTGCATGGCTGGTTTGTACATCTTCGGACATCTTTCTGACAGAAGCGGTAACCGTAAGAAATACGTTGCTCTTCCTCTGTTAGGTTTTGCTCTCTGCTTCTTGGCATCGGTATTGTTCCAAGCACAGCCTTGGGTATCCTTTGCTTTCCTTTGTGGTTGCGGGCTTTTCTTACAGTGCGCTTCCGGTATTTTCTGGACGATTCCTACGTTGCTTTTCCCGGCTAATGTTGCCGGTGGCTCCATGGGCATTATCAACGCATTGGGGAATTTGGGCGGCTTCGTCGGACCCTTTATCGTAGGTTATCTTACGACGCAGTTTATGTCCATTTTTGCTGGTGTTTATTTCTTGGCAGCCTGCTTATTTGCTGGCTTCCTGCTCACGCTGACATTGCCTAAGAAGACAGAAGGAAAATAA
- a CDS encoding IS256 family transposase, producing the protein MAREKKPVHKVIMTEGKRSIIQQLFQEYDIQSAEDIQEALKDLLGGTIKEMMETEMDEHLGYQKSQRSDSEDYRNGYKRKRVNSRYGTVDIQVPQDRNSTFEPQVVRKRQKDISSIDQKIISMYAKGMTTRQISETLEDIYGFEASEGFISDVTDKILPQIEDWQKRPLSEVYPVLYIDAIHYSVRDNGVIRKLAAYVILGINIDGQKEVLTIQVGDNESAKYWLSVLNELKNRGVKDILILCADGLSGIKEAIAAAYPNTEYQRCIVHQVRNTLKYVADKDRKPFANDLKTIYQAPSEEQALESLERVTKTWSVKYPNSMKSWKQNWDAICPIFKFSMNVRKVIYTTNAIESLNSTYRKLNRQRSVFPSDTALLKALYLATFEATKKWTMPIRNWGQVYGELSIMYEGRLPE; encoded by the coding sequence ATGGCAAGAGAAAAGAAACCGGTACATAAGGTCATTATGACCGAAGGAAAACGCAGCATTATTCAACAACTGTTTCAAGAATATGACATTCAATCCGCAGAAGATATTCAGGAAGCACTGAAAGACCTGCTGGGCGGTACCATCAAAGAAATGATGGAAACCGAGATGGACGAACACCTTGGCTATCAGAAATCCCAGCGGTCTGACAGCGAGGATTACCGCAATGGGTATAAGAGAAAGCGGGTCAACAGCCGGTATGGTACCGTAGATATCCAGGTACCGCAGGACCGCAACTCCACGTTCGAACCGCAGGTGGTCCGTAAACGGCAAAAAGATATCTCTTCTATCGACCAGAAAATTATCTCCATGTATGCCAAGGGAATGACGACCCGGCAAATTTCAGAAACGTTAGAGGATATCTATGGATTTGAGGCTTCCGAAGGCTTCATTTCCGATGTAACCGATAAAATCCTGCCTCAAATTGAAGACTGGCAGAAACGCCCGCTGTCGGAAGTGTATCCTGTCCTCTATATTGATGCCATTCATTATTCTGTCCGGGATAACGGAGTGATCCGGAAGCTGGCAGCCTACGTCATTCTGGGAATCAACATAGACGGACAAAAAGAAGTTCTGACGATTCAGGTCGGAGACAATGAGAGCGCAAAATATTGGCTTTCCGTGCTGAATGAATTGAAAAATCGCGGGGTAAAAGATATCCTGATTCTCTGTGCCGATGGCCTGAGCGGGATCAAAGAAGCCATCGCCGCAGCCTATCCTAACACGGAATACCAGCGCTGCATCGTACATCAGGTACGAAACACGCTGAAATATGTAGCAGACAAGGATCGTAAGCCTTTTGCCAATGATTTAAAGACTATTTATCAGGCTCCGTCTGAAGAACAGGCTTTGGAATCTCTGGAAAGGGTAACCAAAACATGGTCTGTAAAATATCCGAATTCCATGAAAAGTTGGAAGCAAAACTGGGATGCCATCTGCCCAATTTTCAAGTTTTCCATGAACGTAAGAAAAGTGATTTACACGACCAATGCCATCGAATCCCTGAATTCCACCTACCGGAAGCTGAACCGTCAGAGAAGCGTATTTCCAAGCGATACAGCGCTTTTAAAAGCCCTGTATCTGGCGACGTTTGAAGCCACCAAAAAATGGACCATGCCAATCCGAAACTGGGGACAGGTGTATGGGGAACTGAGCATAATGTACGAAGGCCGACTCCCAGAGTAA
- a CDS encoding MFS transporter → MAEAIAKNIPGKRWTRIIPPCILVYIFGFMDRTNIGFAMAGGMSEELQMTATLSGLAAGIFFVGYMVLQVPGGALAEKGHAKKFIAGAILAWSIMCVLLGFVDTAAHMLILRFLIGVAEGGVWPAVLVILSHWFPASERGRANSYFIMNIAIASIITGPVSGWLVTSYGWRSVFIVEGLVSLLLIFVWWPMISEDPKTAKWLSEEERNYIVSAREAEQAAISGETGKVSLGQIFGSLNMWKLILIYFAYQTGIYGFAMWLPTIIRDYVKLFL, encoded by the coding sequence ATGGCTGAAGCAATTGCTAAAAATATTCCGGGAAAACGATGGACTCGGATTATTCCGCCCTGTATTTTAGTTTACATTTTTGGTTTTATGGATAGAACAAATATTGGTTTTGCTATGGCTGGAGGCATGAGTGAAGAACTGCAGATGACTGCAACGCTCTCTGGTTTGGCAGCTGGTATTTTCTTCGTTGGGTATATGGTTCTTCAGGTTCCTGGCGGTGCATTGGCTGAAAAAGGACATGCTAAGAAGTTTATTGCTGGAGCTATCTTGGCATGGAGTATCATGTGTGTGCTGTTAGGTTTTGTTGATACGGCGGCGCATATGCTGATTCTCCGATTCCTTATCGGCGTTGCTGAAGGCGGTGTTTGGCCGGCAGTTCTCGTTATCCTCAGCCACTGGTTCCCTGCATCGGAACGCGGCAGAGCGAATTCGTACTTCATTATGAACATTGCTATCGCTTCTATCATCACAGGTCCTGTTTCTGGTTGGCTTGTAACGAGCTATGGCTGGCGTTCCGTATTCATCGTCGAAGGTCTCGTATCCTTGCTTTTGATCTTCGTATGGTGGCCGATGATTAGTGAAGATCCTAAAACGGCTAAATGGCTCTCAGAAGAAGAACGTAATTATATCGTCAGTGCACGTGAAGCTGAACAAGCTGCTATTAGCGGTGAAACCGGGAAGGTTTCTTTAGGACAGATTTTTGGCAGTCTTAACATGTGGAAATTGATTTTGATTTACTTTGCATACCAGACGGGGATTTATGGTTTTGCTATGTGGCTGCCTACCATTATTCGCGACTATGTGAAGCTTTTTCTGTAA
- a CDS encoding lactate racemase domain-containing protein translates to MDANIIANLCQDIAIPKMVKVKQHFDPSYIAPEDIPQVIWKELDRDIIASQIKSGMSIAITCGSRGVANIDIIIKAVVDYVKQKGGSPFVFPAMGSHGGATPEGQLEIVNGYGITEEAMGCPIKASMETKQIGVTDDGRPVFIDKYASEADGIIMVGRIKAHTQFVGPYESGLMKMAVIGMGKQHGAEGVHEQGFPKMAENLQRYGKVILKNAPIICGIGTIENAFDQTYKLTALTPDEIIEQEPSLLLEAKKIMGHILIDNADVLIVDEIGKNISGDGMDPNVSGTLPRETGVPRGADGSEPRIGNFKAKRVVVLDLTEETHGNANGLGLADVTTQRCVDKIINEMAYPNAITSTLLEMVKIPFWTPNDRLAVQAAVKTCAGADKLQPRIIRIKNTMEIEEIEVSEVLIPEVEANPNMEIIGEVAPMQFDENGNLF, encoded by the coding sequence ATGGATGCTAACATTATTGCAAATTTGTGCCAGGATATTGCGATTCCCAAAATGGTAAAGGTAAAACAGCATTTTGATCCTTCGTATATTGCGCCTGAAGACATTCCGCAAGTTATTTGGAAGGAATTAGATCGGGATATCATAGCATCTCAGATCAAATCGGGAATGTCGATTGCCATTACCTGCGGCAGCCGCGGTGTTGCGAACATTGATATCATCATTAAAGCTGTTGTTGACTATGTAAAACAAAAAGGCGGAAGCCCCTTTGTATTTCCTGCTATGGGCAGTCATGGCGGTGCAACTCCGGAAGGTCAGCTTGAAATCGTTAATGGGTATGGTATTACGGAAGAAGCCATGGGATGTCCTATCAAAGCATCGATGGAAACGAAGCAGATTGGCGTTACTGATGATGGACGGCCTGTATTTATCGATAAATATGCTTCGGAAGCCGACGGCATTATTATGGTTGGCCGCATTAAAGCTCATACGCAGTTTGTAGGTCCGTATGAAAGCGGCCTCATGAAAATGGCTGTTATCGGCATGGGTAAGCAGCATGGTGCAGAAGGCGTTCATGAACAGGGCTTCCCTAAAATGGCTGAAAATCTGCAGCGATACGGTAAAGTTATTTTAAAGAATGCGCCTATTATTTGTGGCATCGGCACCATTGAAAACGCATTTGATCAGACCTATAAATTAACAGCACTTACACCTGATGAAATTATTGAACAAGAGCCGAGTCTTCTTTTGGAAGCCAAGAAAATAATGGGACATATTCTTATTGACAATGCTGATGTTCTCATTGTTGATGAAATTGGCAAAAATATCAGCGGTGATGGCATGGACCCGAATGTTTCCGGTACTTTGCCTCGTGAAACGGGTGTTCCTCGCGGTGCTGATGGCTCTGAACCGCGTATTGGTAATTTCAAAGCAAAACGTGTTGTAGTTCTTGATTTAACGGAAGAAACTCATGGTAATGCGAATGGTTTAGGTTTAGCAGATGTCACGACACAGCGGTGTGTAGATAAGATCATAAATGAAATGGCTTATCCTAATGCTATTACCTCTACTCTTCTTGAAATGGTTAAAATTCCGTTCTGGACTCCTAATGACAGATTGGCTGTACAAGCTGCTGTTAAAACCTGTGCAGGTGCTGATAAACTTCAACCTCGCATTATTCGTATTAAGAATACAATGGAAATTGAGGAAATTGAAGTTTCTGAAGTCTTGATTCCGGAAGTAGAAGCTAATCCTAATATGGAAATCATAGGGGAAGTAGCTCCTATGCAGTTTGATGAAAATGGCAATTTATTCTAA
- a CDS encoding dihydrodipicolinate synthase family protein, producing the protein MKKAEYFSPVVTIFDQDGNVDASGNKLVYEHLIKGGVDGIVVMGSSGEFFAMSMEQRKQLIDVAVSCINHRVKFLVGTGCMTPKETVELSNYALQAGADAVMIIGPYYFTLGAQNIEWYYDQILPQIQGNVFLYNYPGGSGYDLTPEITLRLLRKHKNLVGYKDTVDNFGHTRALINATKGEFPDFIVMSGFDESLMHTMLSGGNGCIGGLSNIAPEVCSAWVKAINDGNVADIEKYQKIINSLMNFYTINEPFLPAVKTAMSLRGLNISTHCLEFNPITAEQVQQVEKILQDNGLK; encoded by the coding sequence ATGAAAAAAGCCGAATATTTTTCGCCAGTTGTAACTATTTTTGATCAAGATGGAAATGTTGATGCCAGTGGTAATAAACTCGTGTATGAACATTTAATTAAAGGCGGCGTAGATGGGATTGTTGTTATGGGCAGTTCGGGTGAATTTTTCGCTATGTCTATGGAGCAACGAAAGCAGCTGATTGATGTGGCAGTTTCTTGTATCAATCACAGAGTAAAGTTTTTAGTAGGAACAGGCTGCATGACTCCGAAGGAAACCGTTGAATTATCTAACTATGCTCTTCAAGCTGGTGCCGATGCTGTTATGATTATTGGGCCCTATTACTTTACCTTGGGAGCACAAAACATTGAATGGTATTATGACCAGATTCTTCCTCAGATTCAGGGCAATGTTTTCCTCTATAACTATCCCGGCGGTTCTGGATATGATTTGACTCCGGAAATTACATTGCGTCTTTTGCGCAAGCATAAGAACCTTGTAGGGTATAAGGATACGGTTGACAACTTTGGACATACAAGAGCATTGATTAATGCGACAAAAGGCGAGTTCCCTGACTTTATCGTAATGTCTGGATTTGATGAAAGCTTGATGCATACAATGCTGAGCGGAGGAAATGGATGCATTGGCGGGTTGTCAAATATTGCTCCCGAAGTATGTTCGGCTTGGGTAAAAGCTATTAATGATGGAAATGTAGCAGACATAGAAAAATACCAAAAAATTATTAATTCATTGATGAATTTCTATACGATTAACGAGCCATTCCTTCCTGCAGTAAAGACGGCAATGTCTCTGCGAGGATTGAATATTTCTACGCATTGTCTTGAATTTAATCCGATTACGGCGGAGCAAGTTCAGCAAGTAGAGAAAATTTTACAAGATAATGGCTTAAAATAA